From the genome of Argentina anserina chromosome 4, drPotAnse1.1, whole genome shotgun sequence, one region includes:
- the LOC126790783 gene encoding protein SULFUR DEFICIENCY-INDUCED 2 yields MMKCPRKAGEVSQDPPPYHVLHKLPPGDSPYVRAKHVQLVEKDPEAAIALFWKAINVGDRVDSALKDMAIVMKQQDRAEEAIEAIMSFRDRCSKQAQESLDNVLLDLYKKCGRMEEQIELLKQKLRMIYQGEAFNGKLTKTARSHGRKFQVTIKQETSRLLGNLGWAYMHQGNYVAAEVVYRKAQIIDPDANKACNLCLCLIRQSWYAEARSVLDEVLQGKLSGSDEGKSKTRAGELLCELMQCRPIVLSSSNSLGLNIEDAFLEGLEQLLKHWTPVRSRRLPIFEEISPYRDQLAC; encoded by the exons atgatgaagtgCCCGAGAAAAGCTGGAGAGGTCTCTCAAGACCCTCCTCCGTATCATGTTCTTCACAAATTGCCTCCTGGTGATAGTCCTTATGTTCGAGCCAAACACGTCCAG TTAGTTGAGAAGGATCCAGAAGCTGCTATAGCATTGTTCTGGAAGGCAATCAATGTCGGAGACAGGGTGGATAGTGCTCTAAAGGACATGGCGATAGTCATGAAACAACAAGACAGAGCAGAAGAAGCAATCGAAGCGATAATGTCTTTCAGGGATCGCTGCTCCAAGCAGGCACAGGAATCCTTAGATAACGTACTACTTGACTTGTACAAG AAATGTGGGAGAATGGAGGAGCAAATAGAGCTATTGAAGCAGAAGCTTCGGATGATTTACCAAGGAGAAGCCTTCAATGGTAAGCTTACCAAGACGGCGCGCTCTCATGGAAGGAAGTTCCAGGTCACCATCAAGCAAGAAACCTCCAGGCTACTG GGTAATTTAGGTTGGGCCTACATGCATCAAGGAAACTATGTAGCAGCAGAAGTGGTATATCGCAAAGCTCAAATCATCGACCCAGATGCGAACAAGGCCTGTAACTTGTGCCTCTGCCTGATCAGGCAATCCTGGTATGCAGAGGCACGATCAGTTCTTGATGAAGTGTTGCAGGGTAAACTTTCAGGATCAGATGAGGGCAAATCGAAAACACGCGCTGGAGAACTGTTGTGTGAGCTAATGCAATGCCGACCGATAGTTTTGTCATCCAGTAATTCGTTAGGTTTGAACATAGAAGATGCTTTTCTAGAGGGGCTTGAGCAGTTGTTGAAGCACTGGACTCCTGTAAGGTCAAGAAGACT